A stretch of Chionomys nivalis chromosome 2, mChiNiv1.1, whole genome shotgun sequence DNA encodes these proteins:
- the Dpf1 gene encoding zinc finger protein neuro-d4 isoform X10, with protein MATVIPGPLRCLGEDFYREAIEHCRSYNARLCAERSLRLPFLDSQTGVAQNNCYIWMEKTHRGPGLAPGQIYTYPARCWRKKRRLNILEDPRLRPCEYKIDCEVPLKKEGGLPEGPVLEALLCAETGEKKVELKEEETIMDCQKQQLLEFPHELEVEDLEEDIPRRKNRAKGKAYGIGGLRKRQDTASLEDRDKPYVCDICGKRYKNRPGLSYHYTHTHLAEEEGEEHTERHALPFHRKNNHKQFYKELAWVPEAQRKHTAKKAPDGTVIPNGYCDFCLGGSKKTGCPEDLISCADCGRSGHPSCLQFTVNMTAAVRTYRWQCIECKSCSLCGTSENDGASWAGLTPQDQLLFCDDCDRGYHMYCLSPPMAEPPEGSWSCHLCLRHLKEKASAYITLT; from the exons ATGGCCACGGTCATCCCCGGCCCCCTGAGGTG CCTCGGCGAGGACTTCTACCGCGAGGCCATCGAGCATTGCCGCAGCTACAACGCGCGCCTGTGCGCCGAGCGCAGCCTGCGTCTGCCCTTCCTCGACTCGCAGACCGGTGTGGCCCAGAACAACTGCTACATCTGGATGGAGAAGACTCACCGCGGGCCTG GTTTGGCCCCGGGACAGATCTACACTTATCCTGCCCGCTGTTGGAGGAAGAAACGGAGGCTCAACATCCTGGAGGACCCCAGGCTGCGGCCCTGCGAGTACAAGATCG ATTGTGAGGTACCCTTGAAGAAGGAGGGTGGCCTTCCGGAAGGGCCGGTCCTTGAGGCTCTGCTGTGTGCTGAGACAGGAGAGAAGAAGGTCGAGCTGAAGGAAGAGGAGACCATTATGGACTGTCAG AAACAGCAGTTGCTGGAGTTTCCGCATGAACTCGAGGTAGAAGACTTGGAGGAAGACATTCCCAGGAGGAAGAACAGGGCCAAAGGAAAG GCGTATGGCATTGGAGGTCTTAGGAAACGCCAGGACACCGCTTCCCTGGAGGACCGAGACAAGCCGTACGTCTGTGATA TCTGTGGGAAGAGGTATAAAAACCGTCCAGGGCTCAGCTACCACTACACCCACACCCACCTGgctgaggaggagggggaggagcacACTGAGCGCCACGCCCTGCCTTTCCATCGGAAAAACAACCATAAAC AGTTTTACAAAGAATTGGCCTGGGTCCCCGAGGCACAGAGGAAACACACAG CCAAGAAAGCACCAGATGGCACTGTCATCCCCAATGGCTACTGTGACTTTTGCCTGGGGGGCTCCAAGAAGACTGGCTGTCCCGAGGACCTCATCTCCTGTGCAGATTGTGGGCGATCAG GGCATCCCTCGTGTTTACAGTTCACGGTGAACATGACCGCAGCTGTGCGGACCTACCGCTGGCAGTGCATTGAGTGCAAGTCCTGCAGCCTGTGCGGTACCTCGGAGAATGAC GGTGCCAGCTGGGCGGGTCTCACCCCCCAGGACCAGTTGCTGTTCTGTGATGACTGCGATCGGGGCTACCACATGTACTGCCTAAGCCCTCCCATGGCGGAGCCCCCGGAAG GGAGCTGGAGTTGCCACCTCTGTCTTCGGCATTTGAAAGAGAAGGCTTCTGCCTACATCACCCTCACTTAg
- the Dpf1 gene encoding zinc finger protein neuro-d4 isoform X11, with the protein MATVIPGPLSLGEDFYREAIEHCRSYNARLCAERSLRLPFLDSQTGVAQNNCYIWMEKTHRGPGLAPGQIYTYPARCWRKKRRLNILEDPRLRPCEYKIDCEVPLKKEGGLPEGPVLEALLCAETGEKKVELKEEETIMDCQKQQLLEFPHELEVEDLEEDIPRRKNRAKGKAYGIGGLRKRQDTASLEDRDKPYVCDICGKRYKNRPGLSYHYTHTHLAEEEGEEHTERHALPFHRKNNHKQFYKELAWVPEAQRKHTAKKAPDGTVIPNGYCDFCLGGSKKTGCPEDLISCADCGRSGHPSCLQFTVNMTAAVRTYRWQCIECKSCSLCGTSENDGASWAGLTPQDQLLFCDDCDRGYHMYCLSPPMAEPPEGSWSCHLCLRHLKEKASAYITLT; encoded by the exons ATGGCCACGGTCATCCCCGGCCCCCTGAG CCTCGGCGAGGACTTCTACCGCGAGGCCATCGAGCATTGCCGCAGCTACAACGCGCGCCTGTGCGCCGAGCGCAGCCTGCGTCTGCCCTTCCTCGACTCGCAGACCGGTGTGGCCCAGAACAACTGCTACATCTGGATGGAGAAGACTCACCGCGGGCCTG GTTTGGCCCCGGGACAGATCTACACTTATCCTGCCCGCTGTTGGAGGAAGAAACGGAGGCTCAACATCCTGGAGGACCCCAGGCTGCGGCCCTGCGAGTACAAGATCG ATTGTGAGGTACCCTTGAAGAAGGAGGGTGGCCTTCCGGAAGGGCCGGTCCTTGAGGCTCTGCTGTGTGCTGAGACAGGAGAGAAGAAGGTCGAGCTGAAGGAAGAGGAGACCATTATGGACTGTCAG AAACAGCAGTTGCTGGAGTTTCCGCATGAACTCGAGGTAGAAGACTTGGAGGAAGACATTCCCAGGAGGAAGAACAGGGCCAAAGGAAAG GCGTATGGCATTGGAGGTCTTAGGAAACGCCAGGACACCGCTTCCCTGGAGGACCGAGACAAGCCGTACGTCTGTGATA TCTGTGGGAAGAGGTATAAAAACCGTCCAGGGCTCAGCTACCACTACACCCACACCCACCTGgctgaggaggagggggaggagcacACTGAGCGCCACGCCCTGCCTTTCCATCGGAAAAACAACCATAAAC AGTTTTACAAAGAATTGGCCTGGGTCCCCGAGGCACAGAGGAAACACACAG CCAAGAAAGCACCAGATGGCACTGTCATCCCCAATGGCTACTGTGACTTTTGCCTGGGGGGCTCCAAGAAGACTGGCTGTCCCGAGGACCTCATCTCCTGTGCAGATTGTGGGCGATCAG GGCATCCCTCGTGTTTACAGTTCACGGTGAACATGACCGCAGCTGTGCGGACCTACCGCTGGCAGTGCATTGAGTGCAAGTCCTGCAGCCTGTGCGGTACCTCGGAGAATGAC GGTGCCAGCTGGGCGGGTCTCACCCCCCAGGACCAGTTGCTGTTCTGTGATGACTGCGATCGGGGCTACCACATGTACTGCCTAAGCCCTCCCATGGCGGAGCCCCCGGAAG GGAGCTGGAGTTGCCACCTCTGTCTTCGGCATTTGAAAGAGAAGGCTTCTGCCTACATCACCCTCACTTAg
- the Dpf1 gene encoding zinc finger protein neuro-d4 isoform X17, whose product MATVIPGPLSLGEDFYREAIEHCRSYNARLCAERSLRLPFLDSQTGVAQNNCYIWMEKTHRGPGLAPGQIYTYPARCWRKKRRLNILEDPRLRPCEYKIDCEVPLKKEGGLPEGPVLEALLCAETGEKKVELKEEETIMDCQKQQLLEFPHELEVEDLEEDIPRRKNRAKGKAYGIGGLRKRQDTASLEDRDKPYVCDICGKRYKNRPGLSYHYTHTHLAEEEGEEHTERHALPFHRKNNHKPKKAPDGTVIPNGYCDFCLGGSKKTGCPEDLISCADCGRSGHPSCLQFTVNMTAAVRTYRWQCIECKSCSLCGTSENDDQLLFCDDCDRGYHMYCLSPPMAEPPEGSWSCHLCLRHLKEKASAYITLT is encoded by the exons ATGGCCACGGTCATCCCCGGCCCCCTGAG CCTCGGCGAGGACTTCTACCGCGAGGCCATCGAGCATTGCCGCAGCTACAACGCGCGCCTGTGCGCCGAGCGCAGCCTGCGTCTGCCCTTCCTCGACTCGCAGACCGGTGTGGCCCAGAACAACTGCTACATCTGGATGGAGAAGACTCACCGCGGGCCTG GTTTGGCCCCGGGACAGATCTACACTTATCCTGCCCGCTGTTGGAGGAAGAAACGGAGGCTCAACATCCTGGAGGACCCCAGGCTGCGGCCCTGCGAGTACAAGATCG ATTGTGAGGTACCCTTGAAGAAGGAGGGTGGCCTTCCGGAAGGGCCGGTCCTTGAGGCTCTGCTGTGTGCTGAGACAGGAGAGAAGAAGGTCGAGCTGAAGGAAGAGGAGACCATTATGGACTGTCAG AAACAGCAGTTGCTGGAGTTTCCGCATGAACTCGAGGTAGAAGACTTGGAGGAAGACATTCCCAGGAGGAAGAACAGGGCCAAAGGAAAG GCGTATGGCATTGGAGGTCTTAGGAAACGCCAGGACACCGCTTCCCTGGAGGACCGAGACAAGCCGTACGTCTGTGATA TCTGTGGGAAGAGGTATAAAAACCGTCCAGGGCTCAGCTACCACTACACCCACACCCACCTGgctgaggaggagggggaggagcacACTGAGCGCCACGCCCTGCCTTTCCATCGGAAAAACAACCATAAAC CCAAGAAAGCACCAGATGGCACTGTCATCCCCAATGGCTACTGTGACTTTTGCCTGGGGGGCTCCAAGAAGACTGGCTGTCCCGAGGACCTCATCTCCTGTGCAGATTGTGGGCGATCAG GGCATCCCTCGTGTTTACAGTTCACGGTGAACATGACCGCAGCTGTGCGGACCTACCGCTGGCAGTGCATTGAGTGCAAGTCCTGCAGCCTGTGCGGTACCTCGGAGAATGAC GACCAGTTGCTGTTCTGTGATGACTGCGATCGGGGCTACCACATGTACTGCCTAAGCCCTCCCATGGCGGAGCCCCCGGAAG GGAGCTGGAGTTGCCACCTCTGTCTTCGGCATTTGAAAGAGAAGGCTTCTGCCTACATCACCCTCACTTAg
- the Dpf1 gene encoding zinc finger protein neuro-d4 isoform X19 — protein sequence MATVIPGPLSLGEDFYREAIEHCRSYNARLCAERSLRLPFLDSQTGVAQNNCYIWMEKTHRGPGLAPGQIYTYPARCWRKKRRLNILEDPRLRPCEYKIDCEVPLKKEGGLPEGPVLEALLCAETGEKKVELKEEETIMDCQAYGIGGLRKRQDTASLEDRDKPYVCDICGKRYKNRPGLSYHYTHTHLAEEEGEEHTERHALPFHRKNNHKQFYKELAWVPEAQRKHTAKKAPDGTVIPNGYCDFCLGGSKKTGCPEDLISCADCGRSGHPSCLQFTVNMTAAVRTYRWQCIECKSCSLCGTSENDDQLLFCDDCDRGYHMYCLSPPMAEPPEGSWSCHLCLRHLKEKASAYITLT from the exons ATGGCCACGGTCATCCCCGGCCCCCTGAG CCTCGGCGAGGACTTCTACCGCGAGGCCATCGAGCATTGCCGCAGCTACAACGCGCGCCTGTGCGCCGAGCGCAGCCTGCGTCTGCCCTTCCTCGACTCGCAGACCGGTGTGGCCCAGAACAACTGCTACATCTGGATGGAGAAGACTCACCGCGGGCCTG GTTTGGCCCCGGGACAGATCTACACTTATCCTGCCCGCTGTTGGAGGAAGAAACGGAGGCTCAACATCCTGGAGGACCCCAGGCTGCGGCCCTGCGAGTACAAGATCG ATTGTGAGGTACCCTTGAAGAAGGAGGGTGGCCTTCCGGAAGGGCCGGTCCTTGAGGCTCTGCTGTGTGCTGAGACAGGAGAGAAGAAGGTCGAGCTGAAGGAAGAGGAGACCATTATGGACTGTCAG GCGTATGGCATTGGAGGTCTTAGGAAACGCCAGGACACCGCTTCCCTGGAGGACCGAGACAAGCCGTACGTCTGTGATA TCTGTGGGAAGAGGTATAAAAACCGTCCAGGGCTCAGCTACCACTACACCCACACCCACCTGgctgaggaggagggggaggagcacACTGAGCGCCACGCCCTGCCTTTCCATCGGAAAAACAACCATAAAC AGTTTTACAAAGAATTGGCCTGGGTCCCCGAGGCACAGAGGAAACACACAG CCAAGAAAGCACCAGATGGCACTGTCATCCCCAATGGCTACTGTGACTTTTGCCTGGGGGGCTCCAAGAAGACTGGCTGTCCCGAGGACCTCATCTCCTGTGCAGATTGTGGGCGATCAG GGCATCCCTCGTGTTTACAGTTCACGGTGAACATGACCGCAGCTGTGCGGACCTACCGCTGGCAGTGCATTGAGTGCAAGTCCTGCAGCCTGTGCGGTACCTCGGAGAATGAC GACCAGTTGCTGTTCTGTGATGACTGCGATCGGGGCTACCACATGTACTGCCTAAGCCCTCCCATGGCGGAGCCCCCGGAAG GGAGCTGGAGTTGCCACCTCTGTCTTCGGCATTTGAAAGAGAAGGCTTCTGCCTACATCACCCTCACTTAg
- the Dpf1 gene encoding zinc finger protein neuro-d4 isoform X15, whose translation MATVIPGPLSLGEDFYREAIEHCRSYNARLCAERSLRLPFLDSQTGVAQNNCYIWMEKTHRGPGLAPGQIYTYPARCWRKKRRLNILEDPRLRPCEYKIDCEVPLKKEGGLPEGPVLEALLCAETGEKKVELKEEETIMDCQKQQLLEFPHELEVEDLEEDIPRRKNRAKGKAYGIGGLRKRQDTASLEDRDKPYVCDICGKRYKNRPGLSYHYTHTHLAEEEGEEHTERHALPFHRKNNHKQFYKELAWVPEAQRKHTAKKAPDGTVIPNGYCDFCLGGSKKTGCPEDLISCADCGRSGHPSCLQFTVNMTAAVRTYRWQCIECKSCSLCGTSENDDQLLFCDDCDRGYHMYCLSPPMAEPPEGSWSCHLCLRHLKEKASAYITLT comes from the exons ATGGCCACGGTCATCCCCGGCCCCCTGAG CCTCGGCGAGGACTTCTACCGCGAGGCCATCGAGCATTGCCGCAGCTACAACGCGCGCCTGTGCGCCGAGCGCAGCCTGCGTCTGCCCTTCCTCGACTCGCAGACCGGTGTGGCCCAGAACAACTGCTACATCTGGATGGAGAAGACTCACCGCGGGCCTG GTTTGGCCCCGGGACAGATCTACACTTATCCTGCCCGCTGTTGGAGGAAGAAACGGAGGCTCAACATCCTGGAGGACCCCAGGCTGCGGCCCTGCGAGTACAAGATCG ATTGTGAGGTACCCTTGAAGAAGGAGGGTGGCCTTCCGGAAGGGCCGGTCCTTGAGGCTCTGCTGTGTGCTGAGACAGGAGAGAAGAAGGTCGAGCTGAAGGAAGAGGAGACCATTATGGACTGTCAG AAACAGCAGTTGCTGGAGTTTCCGCATGAACTCGAGGTAGAAGACTTGGAGGAAGACATTCCCAGGAGGAAGAACAGGGCCAAAGGAAAG GCGTATGGCATTGGAGGTCTTAGGAAACGCCAGGACACCGCTTCCCTGGAGGACCGAGACAAGCCGTACGTCTGTGATA TCTGTGGGAAGAGGTATAAAAACCGTCCAGGGCTCAGCTACCACTACACCCACACCCACCTGgctgaggaggagggggaggagcacACTGAGCGCCACGCCCTGCCTTTCCATCGGAAAAACAACCATAAAC AGTTTTACAAAGAATTGGCCTGGGTCCCCGAGGCACAGAGGAAACACACAG CCAAGAAAGCACCAGATGGCACTGTCATCCCCAATGGCTACTGTGACTTTTGCCTGGGGGGCTCCAAGAAGACTGGCTGTCCCGAGGACCTCATCTCCTGTGCAGATTGTGGGCGATCAG GGCATCCCTCGTGTTTACAGTTCACGGTGAACATGACCGCAGCTGTGCGGACCTACCGCTGGCAGTGCATTGAGTGCAAGTCCTGCAGCCTGTGCGGTACCTCGGAGAATGAC GACCAGTTGCTGTTCTGTGATGACTGCGATCGGGGCTACCACATGTACTGCCTAAGCCCTCCCATGGCGGAGCCCCCGGAAG GGAGCTGGAGTTGCCACCTCTGTCTTCGGCATTTGAAAGAGAAGGCTTCTGCCTACATCACCCTCACTTAg
- the Dpf1 gene encoding zinc finger protein neuro-d4 isoform X20, producing the protein MATVIPGPLSLGEDFYREAIEHCRSYNARLCAERSLRLPFLDSQTGVAQNNCYIWMEKTHRGPGLAPGQIYTYPARCWRKKRRLNILEDPRLRPCEYKIDCEVPLKKEGGLPEGPVLEALLCAETGEKKVELKEEETIMDCQAYGIGGLRKRQDTASLEDRDKPYVCDICGKRYKNRPGLSYHYTHTHLAEEEGEEHTERHALPFHRKNNHKPKKAPDGTVIPNGYCDFCLGGSKKTGCPEDLISCADCGRSGHPSCLQFTVNMTAAVRTYRWQCIECKSCSLCGTSENDDQLLFCDDCDRGYHMYCLSPPMAEPPEGSWSCHLCLRHLKEKASAYITLT; encoded by the exons ATGGCCACGGTCATCCCCGGCCCCCTGAG CCTCGGCGAGGACTTCTACCGCGAGGCCATCGAGCATTGCCGCAGCTACAACGCGCGCCTGTGCGCCGAGCGCAGCCTGCGTCTGCCCTTCCTCGACTCGCAGACCGGTGTGGCCCAGAACAACTGCTACATCTGGATGGAGAAGACTCACCGCGGGCCTG GTTTGGCCCCGGGACAGATCTACACTTATCCTGCCCGCTGTTGGAGGAAGAAACGGAGGCTCAACATCCTGGAGGACCCCAGGCTGCGGCCCTGCGAGTACAAGATCG ATTGTGAGGTACCCTTGAAGAAGGAGGGTGGCCTTCCGGAAGGGCCGGTCCTTGAGGCTCTGCTGTGTGCTGAGACAGGAGAGAAGAAGGTCGAGCTGAAGGAAGAGGAGACCATTATGGACTGTCAG GCGTATGGCATTGGAGGTCTTAGGAAACGCCAGGACACCGCTTCCCTGGAGGACCGAGACAAGCCGTACGTCTGTGATA TCTGTGGGAAGAGGTATAAAAACCGTCCAGGGCTCAGCTACCACTACACCCACACCCACCTGgctgaggaggagggggaggagcacACTGAGCGCCACGCCCTGCCTTTCCATCGGAAAAACAACCATAAAC CCAAGAAAGCACCAGATGGCACTGTCATCCCCAATGGCTACTGTGACTTTTGCCTGGGGGGCTCCAAGAAGACTGGCTGTCCCGAGGACCTCATCTCCTGTGCAGATTGTGGGCGATCAG GGCATCCCTCGTGTTTACAGTTCACGGTGAACATGACCGCAGCTGTGCGGACCTACCGCTGGCAGTGCATTGAGTGCAAGTCCTGCAGCCTGTGCGGTACCTCGGAGAATGAC GACCAGTTGCTGTTCTGTGATGACTGCGATCGGGGCTACCACATGTACTGCCTAAGCCCTCCCATGGCGGAGCCCCCGGAAG GGAGCTGGAGTTGCCACCTCTGTCTTCGGCATTTGAAAGAGAAGGCTTCTGCCTACATCACCCTCACTTAg
- the Dpf1 gene encoding zinc finger protein neuro-d4 isoform X18: protein MCGLGEDFYREAIEHCRSYNARLCAERSLRLPFLDSQTGVAQNNCYIWMEKTHRGPGLAPGQIYTYPARCWRKKRRLNILEDPRLRPCEYKIDCEVPLKKEGGLPEGPVLEALLCAETGEKKVELKEEETIMDCQKQQLLEFPHELEVEDLEEDIPRRKNRAKGKAYGIGGLRKRQDTASLEDRDKPYVCDICGKRYKNRPGLSYHYTHTHLAEEEGEEHTERHALPFHRKNNHKPKKAPDGTVIPNGYCDFCLGGSKKTGCPEDLISCADCGRSGHPSCLQFTVNMTAAVRTYRWQCIECKSCSLCGTSENDDQLLFCDDCDRGYHMYCLSPPMAEPPEGSWSCHLCLRHLKEKASAYITLT from the exons atgtgtgg CCTCGGCGAGGACTTCTACCGCGAGGCCATCGAGCATTGCCGCAGCTACAACGCGCGCCTGTGCGCCGAGCGCAGCCTGCGTCTGCCCTTCCTCGACTCGCAGACCGGTGTGGCCCAGAACAACTGCTACATCTGGATGGAGAAGACTCACCGCGGGCCTG GTTTGGCCCCGGGACAGATCTACACTTATCCTGCCCGCTGTTGGAGGAAGAAACGGAGGCTCAACATCCTGGAGGACCCCAGGCTGCGGCCCTGCGAGTACAAGATCG ATTGTGAGGTACCCTTGAAGAAGGAGGGTGGCCTTCCGGAAGGGCCGGTCCTTGAGGCTCTGCTGTGTGCTGAGACAGGAGAGAAGAAGGTCGAGCTGAAGGAAGAGGAGACCATTATGGACTGTCAG AAACAGCAGTTGCTGGAGTTTCCGCATGAACTCGAGGTAGAAGACTTGGAGGAAGACATTCCCAGGAGGAAGAACAGGGCCAAAGGAAAG GCGTATGGCATTGGAGGTCTTAGGAAACGCCAGGACACCGCTTCCCTGGAGGACCGAGACAAGCCGTACGTCTGTGATA TCTGTGGGAAGAGGTATAAAAACCGTCCAGGGCTCAGCTACCACTACACCCACACCCACCTGgctgaggaggagggggaggagcacACTGAGCGCCACGCCCTGCCTTTCCATCGGAAAAACAACCATAAAC CCAAGAAAGCACCAGATGGCACTGTCATCCCCAATGGCTACTGTGACTTTTGCCTGGGGGGCTCCAAGAAGACTGGCTGTCCCGAGGACCTCATCTCCTGTGCAGATTGTGGGCGATCAG GGCATCCCTCGTGTTTACAGTTCACGGTGAACATGACCGCAGCTGTGCGGACCTACCGCTGGCAGTGCATTGAGTGCAAGTCCTGCAGCCTGTGCGGTACCTCGGAGAATGAC GACCAGTTGCTGTTCTGTGATGACTGCGATCGGGGCTACCACATGTACTGCCTAAGCCCTCCCATGGCGGAGCCCCCGGAAG GGAGCTGGAGTTGCCACCTCTGTCTTCGGCATTTGAAAGAGAAGGCTTCTGCCTACATCACCCTCACTTAg
- the Dpf1 gene encoding zinc finger protein neuro-d4 isoform X14, with protein sequence MCGLGEDFYREAIEHCRSYNARLCAERSLRLPFLDSQTGVAQNNCYIWMEKTHRGPGLAPGQIYTYPARCWRKKRRLNILEDPRLRPCEYKIDCEVPLKKEGGLPEGPVLEALLCAETGEKKVELKEEETIMDCQKQQLLEFPHELEVEDLEEDIPRRKNRAKGKAYGIGGLRKRQDTASLEDRDKPYVCDICGKRYKNRPGLSYHYTHTHLAEEEGEEHTERHALPFHRKNNHKQFYKELAWVPEAQRKHTAKKAPDGTVIPNGYCDFCLGGSKKTGCPEDLISCADCGRSGHPSCLQFTVNMTAAVRTYRWQCIECKSCSLCGTSENDGASWAGLTPQDQLLFCDDCDRGYHMYCLSPPMAEPPEGSWSCHLCLRHLKEKASAYITLT encoded by the exons atgtgtgg CCTCGGCGAGGACTTCTACCGCGAGGCCATCGAGCATTGCCGCAGCTACAACGCGCGCCTGTGCGCCGAGCGCAGCCTGCGTCTGCCCTTCCTCGACTCGCAGACCGGTGTGGCCCAGAACAACTGCTACATCTGGATGGAGAAGACTCACCGCGGGCCTG GTTTGGCCCCGGGACAGATCTACACTTATCCTGCCCGCTGTTGGAGGAAGAAACGGAGGCTCAACATCCTGGAGGACCCCAGGCTGCGGCCCTGCGAGTACAAGATCG ATTGTGAGGTACCCTTGAAGAAGGAGGGTGGCCTTCCGGAAGGGCCGGTCCTTGAGGCTCTGCTGTGTGCTGAGACAGGAGAGAAGAAGGTCGAGCTGAAGGAAGAGGAGACCATTATGGACTGTCAG AAACAGCAGTTGCTGGAGTTTCCGCATGAACTCGAGGTAGAAGACTTGGAGGAAGACATTCCCAGGAGGAAGAACAGGGCCAAAGGAAAG GCGTATGGCATTGGAGGTCTTAGGAAACGCCAGGACACCGCTTCCCTGGAGGACCGAGACAAGCCGTACGTCTGTGATA TCTGTGGGAAGAGGTATAAAAACCGTCCAGGGCTCAGCTACCACTACACCCACACCCACCTGgctgaggaggagggggaggagcacACTGAGCGCCACGCCCTGCCTTTCCATCGGAAAAACAACCATAAAC AGTTTTACAAAGAATTGGCCTGGGTCCCCGAGGCACAGAGGAAACACACAG CCAAGAAAGCACCAGATGGCACTGTCATCCCCAATGGCTACTGTGACTTTTGCCTGGGGGGCTCCAAGAAGACTGGCTGTCCCGAGGACCTCATCTCCTGTGCAGATTGTGGGCGATCAG GGCATCCCTCGTGTTTACAGTTCACGGTGAACATGACCGCAGCTGTGCGGACCTACCGCTGGCAGTGCATTGAGTGCAAGTCCTGCAGCCTGTGCGGTACCTCGGAGAATGAC GGTGCCAGCTGGGCGGGTCTCACCCCCCAGGACCAGTTGCTGTTCTGTGATGACTGCGATCGGGGCTACCACATGTACTGCCTAAGCCCTCCCATGGCGGAGCCCCCGGAAG GGAGCTGGAGTTGCCACCTCTGTCTTCGGCATTTGAAAGAGAAGGCTTCTGCCTACATCACCCTCACTTAg
- the Dpf1 gene encoding zinc finger protein neuro-d4 isoform X2 — MEKTHRGPGLAPGQIYTYPARCWRKKRRLNILEDPRLRPCEYKIDCEVPLKKEGGLPEGPVLEALLCAETGEKKVELKEEETIMDCQKQQLLEFPHELEVEDLEEDIPRRKNRAKGKAYGIGGLRKRQDTASLEDRDKPYVCDICGKRYKNRPGLSYHYTHTHLAEEEGEEHTERHALPFHRKNNHKQFYKELAWVPEAQRKHTAKKAPDGTVIPNGYCDFCLGGSKKTGCPEDLISCADCGRSGHPSCLQFTVNMTAAVRTYRWQCIECKSCSLCGTSENDDQLLFCDDCDRGYHMYCLSPPMAEPPEGSWSCHLCLRHLKEKASAYITLT, encoded by the exons ATGGAGAAGACTCACCGCGGGCCTG GTTTGGCCCCGGGACAGATCTACACTTATCCTGCCCGCTGTTGGAGGAAGAAACGGAGGCTCAACATCCTGGAGGACCCCAGGCTGCGGCCCTGCGAGTACAAGATCG ATTGTGAGGTACCCTTGAAGAAGGAGGGTGGCCTTCCGGAAGGGCCGGTCCTTGAGGCTCTGCTGTGTGCTGAGACAGGAGAGAAGAAGGTCGAGCTGAAGGAAGAGGAGACCATTATGGACTGTCAG AAACAGCAGTTGCTGGAGTTTCCGCATGAACTCGAGGTAGAAGACTTGGAGGAAGACATTCCCAGGAGGAAGAACAGGGCCAAAGGAAAG GCGTATGGCATTGGAGGTCTTAGGAAACGCCAGGACACCGCTTCCCTGGAGGACCGAGACAAGCCGTACGTCTGTGATA TCTGTGGGAAGAGGTATAAAAACCGTCCAGGGCTCAGCTACCACTACACCCACACCCACCTGgctgaggaggagggggaggagcacACTGAGCGCCACGCCCTGCCTTTCCATCGGAAAAACAACCATAAAC AGTTTTACAAAGAATTGGCCTGGGTCCCCGAGGCACAGAGGAAACACACAG CCAAGAAAGCACCAGATGGCACTGTCATCCCCAATGGCTACTGTGACTTTTGCCTGGGGGGCTCCAAGAAGACTGGCTGTCCCGAGGACCTCATCTCCTGTGCAGATTGTGGGCGATCAG GGCATCCCTCGTGTTTACAGTTCACGGTGAACATGACCGCAGCTGTGCGGACCTACCGCTGGCAGTGCATTGAGTGCAAGTCCTGCAGCCTGTGCGGTACCTCGGAGAATGAC GACCAGTTGCTGTTCTGTGATGACTGCGATCGGGGCTACCACATGTACTGCCTAAGCCCTCCCATGGCGGAGCCCCCGGAAG GGAGCTGGAGTTGCCACCTCTGTCTTCGGCATTTGAAAGAGAAGGCTTCTGCCTACATCACCCTCACTTAg